AAAAGTGTTGTTAACTTAATTTTGTAGAAAGTTTCTGAGATAGTGTACCGTtgtgttttttatgtttgtGGTAGCGGAGACTTCGAAATGTGACGGAGGTCACCAAACTTTGTGGACAACAGTGATCAtaacagtgtctgtgtgtgcatgacagtgtaatgtacgtatgtatgcatgcatggtgatgtgtgtctgcgtatgtgtctggttggtctttattttatttttaccgtgccgtgccaagatgaaatcctttttcaaaattggtgaataaatatcttgtatcttgtatcttgtatcttgtataaAACACTAAGTGTGTCTTGAGCTTACAATGAAAATGTATGATGCGGCCACACACTCGAATGCGCGCacgtgaaaacacacacacacacacacacacacacacacgcacacacacacacacacacacacacacacacataatacctaaggcagatagaagagcaaaaacatttttattcaaaaataatcgtttttgtttttgttggtgctTTTTGAGAAATGCCAAGATTTGCTATCGACTTTTCAAGCAGGCAGTAAACATTTGTAAATTGTAAACGACATGTTTCCAgggagttgttcttcagtactggtgacagaaagggggaaaagtggtcaaaattcaaatctctagttttgtttttgaaatatagcttttcatcaagcagaaatactgtagtatctgatgtACATAAGACAAAATCACTTGTTCATATGGTTCTTActtaatctaacttttaaagctggtttctgtgtgtctctgtgtgtgtttgtatgatgacgataggacccgaaacggctgcacggactgagacaggaattgcagagaatgttctttgccactcgagtcgtgtcatagggtacttttggaatagtaaatttgaaaggattctttaaaaaacggcggaaaacattatataccctgtgagctctcgaggatcctccccgtcttgGCTGTCGAAACACAGTCTTGTTAAAATATGTTTTCAaaagatacactcgaagcacttgtggcgaagttatgttgccaaatcatcaaagatcaacatttcactacacggatcgatgcacacagtcgaaatagatgtgactttcacacgaccgaagactacttaagagcaatccgttgaagaacagttactccgcttattcgtcttcagttaagcttatttcccctgccataagtcttgcagatctgcagtcgcgtagtgaaatgaactagtgtcatcggaagattcttctcagtcaatgatcaaagcacagtaaattctgtgctgacaaaagtcactttaggaaaacacgaccattgacttcatttatgagcccaaaggtaacaatatcgacaagaatgtacgcatttgacataaAAAGGTTCCAACAGGGAAAGCAGTTTCGAAGCGCAATCCCAAGGTCAAGATCTGAATGACGTAAAACACAAGCACGATGACGTCGATTCTTGTTTTGCGTCATAGAACTGACGAAGTTTTGCTCTGGCAATCTCCAAGTGATTACAGTCAGTGAAAACCAGGAATAACCCGATGTGTTTTGGATTgttctggtggtggtggtggtggtggtggtggtggttgttgttggtggtgttgttgttattgttcggttgttgttgtggtggtggtggtgttgttgtggtggtggtggtcgtcgtGGTGGTGAtcgaggtggtggtggtggtgatcgaggttgtggaggtggtggtggaggtggtggtgctGAAGCTCATGGTAGAGGTGGTGACGATGGTGTTGATGGCGGCATGTCACAAGACACACTTAATTCCTGTCTCTCCTCTTTTTGGCGGAGGTggtggtcgtcgtcgtcgctgGTGGTATTAGTGGTCGTTGTGGTGATGGCGGTTGTAAAGGATTGATTCTTTTAGCTCATTAGAACACGCGAGTGCCGAGGCTAATAGATAATCACGTCACGCGGGTCCGAGATTACCGAGACTATCTACGTCAGAAAGATGTACGTCATTTCTTTCAAGCcacaattctttctttattgcaGACTTCGAAGGAAAAGAAAATGTCGTGTCTGATTAAATTATTTCAACTTGTAGTTCTTAGCGACGAATTGTTTATGCAACCGAGTGTTTGTGCATCGCTAAGCAACTACGTAGATACAGAAACGCCGGAAGTAGAAGAACAGGCCGTTGAGATCAACAGACCAGGCAAGTCGGAGAGCTCCAGATTCTCGCAATTAACCAGACGTTACTAACGCTGCAGAGAAGGAAGCCGTTAACCCAGAGGGGAACCCGTTTCGCCGTCTTGGAGGGTAACTAGTTTGTTAGTTAGTCGTGAATTCCGATCGAGAACGAACCAGATGATATCATATTCATTTGTCGCAGAGAATGCGTGTAGATGTGTTCTTTCTTCACTTAGTTTTGTCGTAGAATTAGTAGAATGAATATTGATAAAATTGTCATTTAGGGAATGTCTGATATTTAACAGCTGCTACGTTTGATCGCAGGTTCGTACACGGGAAGACGAGCAAGCAAGACATCACCGACAGAGCTGCGTTTTAGAAGCGTCATttacgtcatcgtcgtcatcaagTTCATCGTTGTCATGGTTCCTGTAAACATGGGTCATCATCGATGTCGAGATTCAATTCTGCAGACTGTGATCATCCACTGTAAATGGATCCATCGTCgtcattaaaggcatatgtacgcgctcccgtgtttacaaagtgtagtttgcccataatcgatgtcaaacgcaccataagaccatgtaatgacgatatgtcgccatgcgcggaccatatacatgcattacagcttgttttagagtctcaaaaactttggatgtaaacaaagacgcggagttatttcccttgcgtcaacgctacctctgttggcaaatctataaataggacgatccagatcaaaatgaaaattaacatatctcaacattgaaggggtcctagaccacaatattttgcagggaacttaatttagcatgtctccggctgttggtaaagcaattagcgtgtatagtcatcgagtacatatgcctttaaaggaaGTACACGTTATATTTGTTTCATCACCTCCAAGTAACTAAAGAACTTTTATCGTCGTCATTTGGGATTGTATGACAATGAGCCACGTTTCCGGAGAATGATATTGATTTCAAAATCAATGAACAATAACCATAATTATATTGTTGTGAAGTGAAGAACTGAATCTAAGATGTATAATGCATGACCTGAGCCAACTTTGTGTAAGGTCGAGGAGCCATTAAAAGAAAATTATAATTCATGCTGTTGATTCTGTCCTAAATTGCCTTGGACAATATCAACCGATAGCTGAATCGTAATTGTAATCAAAATATGGGATTTTAGTCTTAGGAAAGAAAAATCCGCATAACAGCGGTGGTAGTGGTTGTTGTATTAGGTTGTGGTgtgggtggttgtggtggtgggggtagTGGTTGTAAGGGAtggcgtggtggtggtggtgacaggAGGCGTGCGGACCATGATGAGCTGTGTGGTGCAGCGTGATACTGCATCCAGCCTGTCATGACGATCAATCACCTCATCAGTCCTCCCTACATCATCATCATACTGATGTCTGTCCTGTAACACGGCCACCACGCGCCGCTCCAGGCctgacacacagtcatacaTCGCTACTGTCACTGTGTCCGTTGCCGCCACCGCCACGTCCTGCACAGCTCGCTCCCACCTCGCCCTGTTGTGACGGAAGTCTTGTGTCCCCAACACACTCACCGGTACACCTGCATCCTTCAGTCCCTGCACCACGCCGCTAGCTGGTGACGTCACCCGCCCTGCCTCATCCGTGACGTCATCATGTAGATGGTCGCTTCTGGTCAGGACAAACACGTCGCGGTAGCTCAGCCGGGAGGGACTGCTGGCGACGCTGCTTCCTGCAGGGAAAAGACCGTTGGAACATATTTATGTATGCAAGCAAACATTCGGTGCATTTCAACACACAACATATCCGTGTattttctcaaacacacacaccacttccccccccccccccacacacacacgcacgcaaacacacacactcgcaagcATGCAAACGCACTTGCGTCATAAAATAAGCTTACATTTGTTTATGATTTTCGACAAGCACAGACAGCAAAACCTAGACGACATGACGTAATTCTGTATTTGACGTCAATAAAAATTACGTACATTTTTTTCCCCCCCGGCAGACtgacatttgatttgattgaaaatgtaGTTCTTTTGAAGTGAGCGATTATTctgatgggggtggggggaggggggggggacaccaTTAGGGAACGGGAAGGTTTACCCTTCACTCAAATCTAccccaatcatcatcatcatcgccatccccatcatcatcatcattatcaccaccacctcgcacatcatcatcatcagctgcACAACTTACCCACACCCAGACGGCGCAGCACGGCAGCGATATCCTGACCACACTGTGCGCAGTCCACCGGCCACCGACTTGTGTGAGCGTTGCCATGGTGACTCAGCCGTATCACGCTCAGCCCGTCCCCAGGGGCAGGCACGCCGCTGTCGCTGTAGTCGTGGACGTCAAACCTGTGAATCACGGGCTGTATTTCACGAAGGACGGCGGGCGCCGAGCGGAGGGGGACAGTGAACACTTGTGTCTGCAGCGATGGTGGTATGTCACGGTGTTCCATGCATGCACACCACAGGTACAGATGGGGCACTCGCTGCGCTAGGCGTGTTACAAGGCGCGTGTGACGAGGACCACGCTTCTggctgtgacacagaatggatacatgttgttagagatgtgtgtctcACTCACAAGAGACATGTTAAAGATGAGAGTGAGACATGGTAAGCTGATAATAGTTATACGTTATCTGCAACCAGAGAGAATGTCTCTGCTGCAACTTTATGAATGCCGTCACctgatctctgtctgtctgtctgtctgtctgtctgtctgtctctctctctctctctctctctctctctctctctctctctctcacacacacacacacgcgcgcgcacacatacacgtatgaaCACAAACCTGCTGCTGAAGGCCACCTCATCAATCAAGACGTGCAGGTGGCCGTTTTTCACACATGCCACGAGGTCGGTGACGGCCTTCTCCACATCAGCCTCCCTGTCCCAGAAATTGTACCGGTGGTACGACACGCTGCCTGGTGTCAGGGAAGGCGTCGGGCCCGCGCTCAGCGACATCCCCAGCTGTTGTGTGATGGATGTGCTGACGGCCCGGGTGGCATACGATGTTGACAGCACGTGCACATCGTGCCCCTGTCGCAGCCACCGCAAGCCTTGCAGTACCAGCACCACCGTCTTACCTGTTGGAACACAAACAATAGTAAGGTTCATATATTGCAGGACAGTGTGAAAACAAGGCAGTGTTACACGTAGAGACGACTTGCACATCGTGACCCTGGTGATAGGGAAGATGTAGGCCCGCGATCAGCCACCTCAACCCCCTCAGTACCTGTCTTACCTGTTGGAACAGATAGTATATCAAGGTTAATGTTGTGCAAAACAATGTGAAAACAAGTCAGTGTTGCACGTAGAGACGACTTGCACATCGTGACCCTGGTGATAGGGAAGATGTAGGCCCGCGATCAGCCACCCCAACCCCTGCAGTACCAGAACTGTCTTACCTGTTCACACATAAAATATGACTTTAACAAAAGGTGCTGGGGGGGTGCTTGGACATTTGTGACAAACTaaaccttttcagttgattttttttggtgttttaagtgatacattagtctttgatgaacacatttgtgtaataaaagaatggtttgtgcatttgggaaatgtgtacggtttgataatatgccataaaacgccaattttgagaaaagccacatgtgcaacaaaactgaccacagaagccattaatatcatttcatacaactggtaatgatttatttctagtaaacagaccctgcagaagcattatcagtctttaaaagtacatttggagccaaatcttgaatgcagtgtcacgtaatgtcgcaaaacgctcaaacatcataaaagtcaaaactgatactttctgctaagtaaccacaagaagtataaaccctaaaataaaatataacacttcaacagaaacactgacacatgttaaaaatatccctaaaagttgttacagtttgctcaaactagttaaacatgttgttgtaggtgtcacgtgttacaaaaatattgatggacatgaaaatattcataatatttgaaataacaaccagaatgttatacatacactaacttttcatttacaatctaaagattaggttatttatggaatatgaaaacagaaacaatagcaaaacatgttaaaagcaagtcataacagcattctacgtgtcacatgttacactgtgtgagtggacatgaaattattcaaaatgttataaatgacaactgtgatattaaatagacctttaggatacattcatattttgaagattaggtaattatggaacatcaaagcaccacaaaaaaagtaacatcatgttcaaaacaggtcaaatctgcgttctacctgtcacgtgttacatggagtcagtggacatgaaatcaatgaaaatgtcaaaaataactacaatattcaaacagacatttagaatacagttttaacctaatgtctatgtacatctggaacaaggttctcaatcaaatcgaatttttttaattagttgtacgtaaaatcctagcaaaatccaaatttaaaaaaaaaaaactttgatttttttttatgttggggaggggggggggggggtggtgttaaaacaatctcatgaaaatattccttccccctgctaacccaaaagcattttttcagctttggctacaatatttacaaggacatatatatgtctcctcctaaatcgttgcacggatatgaacgtatcgtcctgaatcgtaacacggatattaacaaaaacagaggatcgaatttttcttcaatcaaatttgcctccaaaagtagcaagcagttgtatataggttacacaatatgcaagataatcagaactcggagtgtgtaagctatttatcccattactccgacgttttcattaaaaacacttactttttccactaaaacctgcccgtgcctgttttcagcttgccaaaagcctccgcagtcgaaattcatgtcaatgaattcatgcgcatagctagttcccatttgtcagcataatggacggcgtcattcgacttgtatgtagacattcagtcattcaaattgcttataaaaaggtctgctatctgcttttacattttgaaagtcattttaaaatatccttgtgtatcatgtatatgacatcgactttcgttatactcaattcggcataccgggtttatatttttaccagaattgcgcacgataatggcagcgcaacaaattcagttcgggccgtgctggtttgatcgttgacccaagtcagtttgcatgcagtgttactgtttgtcagtcggggatagaaatgttggctgtcatcgcgctgttatgttttggttttcacacgtggatcacttacatattcagtcggtcgggttttgtgtgtgtgtgtgtgtgtgtgtgtgtgtgtgtgtgtgtgtgtgtgtgtgtgtgtgtgtgtgtgtgtgtggccgcccttcgtggtcggctgggcgttaagcaaacaaacaaacaaactctctctctctctctcattctc
This region of Littorina saxatilis isolate snail1 linkage group LG8, US_GU_Lsax_2.0, whole genome shotgun sequence genomic DNA includes:
- the LOC138974111 gene encoding uncharacterized protein; this translates as MEHRDIPPSLQTQVFTVPLRSAPAVLREIQPVIHRFDVHDYSDSGVPAPGDGLSVIRLSHHGNAHTSRWPVDCAQCGQDIAAVLRRLGVGSSVASSPSRLSYRDVFVLTRSDHLHDDVTDEAGRVTSPASGVVQGLKDAGVPVSVLGTQDFRHNRARWERAVQDVAVAATDTVTVAMYDCVSGLERRVVAVLQDRHQYDDDVGRTDEVIDRHDRLDAVSRCTTQLIMVRTPPVTTTTTPSLTTTTPTTTTTHTTT